One genomic segment of Pseudonocardia sp. T1-2H includes these proteins:
- a CDS encoding DUF742 domain-containing protein — protein MADGPGDEPRQNAEPTFADVMNGFSFDSGRSRKKRRWGRRREDEAVQDGPRTPSGGSPQAPERAESVPPERDPEMYQTGPIDRVPYEPVPPAAPIGASAVRPYAWTRGRTKSGFDLAIETLVSTSPQGRAKLGMLQMEHRSVADLCEEPRSVAEVAALLSIPLGVARVLLGDMAGLGVVTVHQTASSAGNLPDLALMERVLSGLRRL, from the coding sequence ATGGCCGACGGTCCCGGCGACGAGCCGCGGCAGAACGCAGAGCCGACGTTCGCCGACGTGATGAACGGATTCAGCTTCGATTCCGGACGTTCACGCAAGAAGCGCAGGTGGGGACGCCGGCGCGAGGACGAAGCCGTCCAGGACGGCCCCCGCACGCCCTCAGGCGGGTCGCCCCAGGCGCCCGAGCGGGCCGAGAGCGTGCCGCCCGAGCGGGACCCGGAGATGTACCAGACGGGCCCGATCGACCGGGTCCCGTACGAGCCGGTGCCGCCGGCGGCGCCGATCGGCGCGTCCGCGGTCCGGCCCTACGCCTGGACCCGCGGCCGGACCAAGTCCGGCTTCGACCTGGCGATCGAGACCTTGGTGTCGACCAGTCCGCAGGGTCGCGCCAAGTTGGGAATGCTCCAGATGGAGCATCGCTCCGTCGCGGATCTCTGCGAGGAACCGCGCTCCGTCGCCGAGGTGGCCGCGCTGCTGTCCATCCCCCTCGGGGTGGCGCGCGTGCTCCTCGGAGACATGGCCGGTCTCGGCGTGGTGACCGTTCACCAGACCGCGAGCAGCGCCGGCAACCTGCCGGACCTCGCACTGATGGAAAGGGTGTTGAGTGGACTCCGTCGGCTCTAG
- a CDS encoding GTP-binding protein: protein MDSVGSRPPQQAASTATISAKIVVAGGFGVGKTTFVGSVSEIVPLTTEAVMTEASAGHDDLSATPNKTTTTVAMDFGRVSLDRDLILYLFGTPGQHRFWFMWDDLVRGAIGAVVLVDTRRLADCFAAIDFFEDRGLPYVVGVNAFDGLIQHRIEDVREAMSIGADVPIVACDARDRESTKQALIALVEHAMAHRMAAGAR from the coding sequence GTGGACTCCGTCGGCTCTAGGCCGCCGCAGCAGGCCGCCTCCACCGCGACGATTTCGGCCAAGATCGTGGTCGCGGGTGGCTTCGGCGTGGGCAAGACGACTTTCGTCGGCTCCGTCTCCGAGATCGTCCCGTTGACCACCGAGGCGGTGATGACCGAGGCGAGTGCCGGTCACGACGACCTCTCGGCGACGCCGAACAAGACGACCACCACGGTCGCCATGGACTTCGGCCGTGTCTCCCTGGACCGGGACCTGATCCTGTACCTGTTCGGCACGCCCGGACAGCACCGGTTCTGGTTCATGTGGGACGACCTGGTCCGGGGCGCGATCGGCGCGGTCGTCCTCGTGGACACCCGCCGCCTCGCGGACTGCTTCGCGGCCATCGACTTCTTCGAGGACCGCGGCCTGCCCTACGTGGTGGGTGTCAACGCGTTCGACGGGCTGATCCAGCACCGCATCGAGGACGTGCGCGAGGCCATGTCCATCGGCGCGGACGTCCCGATCGTCGCCTGCGACGCCCGGGACCGGGAGTCGACCAAGCAGGCGCTCATCGCGCTCGTCGAGCACGCGATGGCGCACCGGATGGCCGCCGGCGCCCGCTGA
- a CDS encoding helicase-associated domain-containing protein produces the protein MPTSLVDWLRAQDDETLAALLRLRPDLGVPPPGDFTVLATRAAIRASVHRACDDLDTVTLAVLEALVLVDADSEPAERGEIARLLGPDVPAEALGASLAALRARALVWGADDELCLVPATRDVVPQYPGNLGRRASGPAASSELPALLAAVAPEEQRVLDALIAGPPIGRSRSASDPSSPVGRLLTRGLLIRLDPETVELPLQVGVALRGERPMGHIDATPPDPETLAREPSVVDGTAAGAALEMLRKVERLIDLWGRVPPPVLRSGGLGVRELRRAAREMEVDEAVAALLIEVALAADLVGESDSPNPEWMPTTNVDVWAAGGPEHRWVTLARAWLEMPRLPGLVGRRDDQDRPINALSETLRRPLAVRDRRRVLGALADLPAGTSVRSPSGLADLLAWRAPRRGGRLRDEMVSWTLAEATVLGVVALDALTGPGRVLLDAQPDDSAALVAALRATLPRPVDRILLQADLTAVAPGPLVPELARELALLADVESGGGATVYRFTDASIRRALDAGRSASDVKTLLEAHSSTPVPQGLTYLVEDVARRHGRLRGGVASAFLRSDDEVLLSEVIAHPQSAALELRRIAPTVAISPVPLSELMDGLRAAGFSPAAEDASGGVLDLGGKGARTDPRRPRRAAVAPEPAGSQLDRLVARMRSGDALAGVRRGAANGSTATLATLQQAARTRGQVWIGYVDGHGVAGERVLAPTQIGAGVVEGTDAVSGEIHRLPLHRITSIALVDT, from the coding sequence ATGCCCACCTCGCTGGTCGACTGGCTGCGCGCCCAGGACGACGAGACGCTAGCCGCCCTGCTCAGGCTCCGGCCGGACCTCGGCGTGCCCCCGCCCGGGGACTTCACGGTGCTTGCGACGAGGGCGGCGATCCGGGCGTCCGTGCACCGCGCGTGTGACGATCTGGACACCGTGACCCTGGCCGTCCTCGAGGCGCTGGTGCTGGTGGACGCGGACAGCGAGCCCGCCGAGCGCGGCGAGATCGCGCGGCTCCTCGGACCGGACGTGCCCGCGGAGGCCCTCGGTGCGTCGCTGGCGGCCCTGCGGGCCCGCGCCCTGGTCTGGGGCGCGGACGACGAGCTGTGCCTGGTCCCGGCCACGCGGGACGTCGTGCCGCAGTATCCGGGCAACCTCGGGCGCCGGGCGTCCGGCCCCGCGGCGAGCTCCGAGCTGCCCGCACTGCTCGCCGCCGTCGCGCCGGAGGAGCAGCGGGTGCTGGACGCGCTGATCGCGGGCCCGCCGATCGGCCGCAGCCGTTCCGCGTCGGACCCGTCGAGCCCCGTCGGGCGGCTGCTCACCCGCGGGCTGCTGATACGCCTGGACCCCGAGACCGTCGAGCTGCCGCTGCAGGTGGGGGTCGCGCTGCGCGGGGAACGGCCGATGGGCCACATCGACGCGACGCCGCCGGACCCGGAGACGCTCGCCCGTGAGCCCTCGGTCGTGGACGGAACCGCCGCGGGCGCCGCGCTGGAGATGCTGCGCAAGGTCGAGCGGCTGATCGACCTCTGGGGCCGGGTGCCCCCGCCCGTCCTCCGCTCCGGCGGCCTCGGCGTGCGCGAACTGCGCCGCGCGGCCCGGGAGATGGAGGTCGACGAGGCCGTCGCGGCGCTGCTCATCGAGGTCGCGCTGGCCGCGGACCTGGTCGGGGAGAGCGACAGCCCGAACCCCGAGTGGATGCCGACCACGAACGTCGACGTGTGGGCCGCGGGCGGGCCCGAGCACCGCTGGGTCACCCTCGCCCGTGCGTGGCTGGAGATGCCCCGGCTCCCGGGTCTGGTCGGCCGCCGGGACGACCAGGACCGCCCGATCAACGCGCTGTCCGAGACCCTGCGTCGCCCGCTGGCGGTCCGGGACCGACGCCGGGTGCTCGGCGCGCTCGCGGACCTGCCCGCCGGGACGTCGGTCCGCAGCCCCAGCGGGCTCGCGGACCTGCTGGCGTGGCGCGCGCCGCGCCGGGGTGGGCGGCTGCGGGACGAGATGGTCAGCTGGACACTGGCCGAGGCCACGGTCCTCGGCGTCGTCGCCCTGGACGCCCTCACCGGTCCGGGCCGGGTGCTGCTGGACGCGCAGCCAGACGACTCGGCCGCTCTCGTCGCCGCACTCCGCGCGACGCTGCCCCGACCCGTCGACAGGATCCTGCTGCAGGCGGACCTCACCGCGGTCGCACCCGGGCCGCTGGTGCCCGAGCTGGCTCGTGAGCTCGCGCTCCTCGCGGACGTCGAGTCCGGCGGCGGCGCCACCGTCTACCGCTTCACCGACGCGAGCATCCGGCGCGCCCTGGACGCGGGACGGTCCGCGTCGGACGTGAAGACGCTGCTCGAGGCGCACTCGTCGACGCCGGTGCCGCAGGGCCTGACCTATCTCGTGGAGGACGTCGCGCGGCGGCACGGCCGGCTGCGCGGCGGCGTCGCGTCGGCCTTCCTGCGCTCCGACGACGAGGTGCTGCTCTCCGAGGTCATCGCCCATCCGCAGAGCGCGGCCCTGGAACTGCGGCGGATCGCGCCGACTGTCGCCATCAGCCCGGTCCCGCTGTCCGAGCTGATGGACGGGCTGCGCGCGGCCGGGTTCAGCCCCGCGGCGGAGGACGCGTCCGGCGGAGTGCTGGATCTCGGGGGCAAGGGCGCCCGCACGGATCCCCGGCGGCCCCGGCGCGCCGCCGTCGCACCCGAGCCCGCCGGCAGCCAGCTGGACCGACTCGTCGCCAGGATGCGATCCGGGGACGCGCTCGCCGGCGTCCGCCGTGGCGCGGCGAACGGATCCACTGCGACGCTCGCGACGTTGCAGCAGGCCGCGCGCACCCGCGGCCAGGTGTGGATCGGCTACGTCGACGGGCACGGGGTCGCGGGGGAGCGGGTGCTCGCACCGACCCAGATCGGCGCCGGGGTCGTCGAGGGGACGGACGCGGTCAGCGGCGAGATCCACCGGCTACCGCTGCACCGGATCACGTCGATCGCGCTGGTCGACACGTGA
- a CDS encoding nucleotidyltransferase family protein, with amino-acid sequence MGGPKALVELDGQPLVRRALRVLAEGGCTPLVVVLGASAERVAPLVPDDVRVVVAEDWAEGMGASLRAGLDALASLDVDSAVVHLVDLPGVTPEAVARLAAAPTSDAPGPDALARAAYAGIPAHPVLLGRSHWAGVRDAASGDAGARGYLRGNPAVRLVECGDVAEPDDVDTPQQLARLGHTTAPPPSV; translated from the coding sequence ATGGGCGGACCGAAGGCCCTCGTCGAGCTCGACGGGCAGCCGCTGGTCCGCCGGGCGTTGCGCGTGCTCGCCGAGGGCGGGTGCACCCCGCTCGTCGTGGTGCTGGGCGCCTCGGCCGAGCGCGTCGCCCCGCTGGTCCCGGACGACGTGCGGGTGGTCGTCGCCGAGGACTGGGCCGAGGGCATGGGTGCGTCCCTGCGCGCGGGCCTCGACGCCCTGGCGTCGCTGGACGTCGACTCCGCCGTGGTCCATCTCGTCGACCTGCCGGGCGTGACCCCGGAGGCCGTGGCCCGGCTGGCCGCCGCCCCCACCTCGGACGCCCCGGGCCCGGACGCCCTCGCCCGGGCCGCCTACGCCGGGATCCCGGCTCATCCGGTCCTGCTCGGCCGTTCGCACTGGGCCGGGGTCCGGGATGCCGCGAGCGGCGACGCGGGCGCACGGGGCTATCTGAGGGGCAATCCGGCGGTCCGGCTCGTCGAGTGCGGGGACGTGGCCGAGCCCGACGACGTGGACACCCCGCAACAGCTCGCCCGCCTCGGACACACCACCGCCCCGCCGCCGTCGGTGTGA
- a CDS encoding LysM peptidoglycan-binding domain-containing protein has product MAHNRGKHRKPSSATRKIARTALVGAVAGAPLVVAAPAANAASDSTWDRLAQCESTGNWAINTGNGFSGGLQFTQSTWNAFGGGQFAPAAHQATREQQIVVAEKVLAGQGWGAWPACSKKVGASGGATQRSAPAQQVRLSAPAAAPAAQPTAGTYTVKAGDTLGEIAAAHDVAGGFQALLAKNPGLKSANLIFPGQVVRF; this is encoded by the coding sequence ATGGCGCACAATCGCGGAAAGCACCGTAAACCCTCGAGCGCGACTCGCAAGATCGCTCGCACCGCTCTCGTCGGTGCCGTCGCCGGCGCCCCGCTCGTCGTCGCCGCACCGGCTGCGAACGCCGCGTCCGATTCCACGTGGGACCGCCTGGCGCAGTGCGAGAGCACCGGCAACTGGGCCATCAACACCGGGAACGGTTTCTCCGGCGGGCTCCAGTTCACCCAGAGCACCTGGAACGCGTTCGGCGGCGGCCAGTTCGCCCCCGCGGCCCACCAGGCCACCCGTGAGCAGCAGATCGTCGTCGCCGAGAAGGTGCTGGCCGGCCAGGGCTGGGGCGCGTGGCCCGCGTGCTCGAAGAAGGTCGGTGCGTCCGGTGGCGCCACGCAGCGCTCCGCGCCCGCCCAGCAGGTGCGGCTGAGCGCCCCCGCCGCCGCGCCGGCCGCGCAGCCCACCGCGGGGACCTACACGGTGAAGGCCGGGGACACCCTGGGCGAGATCGCCGCGGCGCACGACGTCGCCGGTGGCTTCCAGGCCCTGCTGGCGAAGAACCCCGGGCTGAAGAGCGCGAACCTGATCTTCCCCGGGCAGGTCGTCCGCTTCTGA
- the moaC gene encoding cyclic pyranopterin monophosphate synthase MoaC, which translates to MELTHVDSTGAARMVDVTAKEPSARTAVATGVFRTTAEVVALLRSDGLPKGDALGTARIAGIMGAKRTPDLVPLCHPIALSGVTVELEPGTDTVGIRATVRTTDRTGVEMEALTAVAVAGLTLHDMVKAVDPAAVLDAVRVERKEGGKTGLWTRPDAPGDES; encoded by the coding sequence GTGGAGCTCACGCACGTCGACAGCACCGGCGCCGCCCGCATGGTGGACGTCACGGCCAAGGAGCCGAGCGCCCGCACCGCGGTGGCGACCGGGGTGTTCCGGACGACGGCCGAGGTCGTCGCCCTGCTGCGCAGCGACGGCCTGCCCAAGGGCGACGCGCTGGGCACCGCCCGGATCGCCGGGATCATGGGCGCCAAGCGCACGCCGGACCTCGTCCCGCTGTGCCATCCGATCGCGCTCAGCGGCGTGACCGTCGAGCTGGAGCCGGGGACCGACACCGTCGGGATCCGCGCCACCGTACGCACGACGGACCGCACGGGCGTCGAGATGGAGGCCCTCACCGCGGTCGCGGTGGCCGGGCTGACCCTGCACGACATGGTCAAGGCGGTGGACCCGGCGGCCGTGCTGGACGCGGTGCGGGTCGAGCGCAAGGAGGGCGGGAAGACCGGCCTCTGGACCCGCCCGGACGCGCCCGGGGACGAGTCGTGA
- a CDS encoding LysM peptidoglycan-binding domain-containing protein produces MTRGISGRGLLRVAVAGAVAVGAPVALASTAEAATPTSAWDTLAQCESSGNWATNTGNGYYGGLQFNLTTWRAYGGTGLPHNASREQQIAVAEKVLAAQGWNAWPSCSKKAGMSGKPAPTAVRASAPAPAKSAPAKSAVAPAPAGGNYTVKAGDTLGEIAAAHGTTWQKLAAANGLANPDVLSIGQVLSA; encoded by the coding sequence ATGACACGAGGTATCTCCGGTCGAGGCCTTCTGCGTGTCGCCGTCGCCGGCGCAGTCGCGGTCGGCGCCCCGGTCGCCCTCGCAAGCACGGCCGAGGCGGCGACCCCGACCTCCGCGTGGGACACCCTCGCCCAGTGCGAGAGCAGTGGTAACTGGGCGACCAACACGGGCAACGGTTACTACGGCGGCCTGCAGTTCAACCTGACCACCTGGCGCGCCTACGGCGGCACCGGCCTGCCGCACAACGCCAGCCGCGAGCAGCAGATCGCCGTGGCCGAGAAGGTGCTGGCGGCGCAGGGCTGGAACGCGTGGCCCTCCTGCTCGAAGAAGGCGGGCATGAGCGGCAAGCCGGCCCCCACGGCCGTTCGCGCCTCGGCGCCGGCCCCCGCGAAGTCGGCCCCCGCGAAGTCGGCCGTGGCCCCGGCCCCTGCCGGCGGCAACTACACGGTCAAGGCGGGCGACACGCTCGGCGAGATCGCCGCCGCGCACGGCACGACCTGGCAGAAGCTGGCCGCGGCCAACGGCCTGGCCAACCCGGACGTGCTGAGCATCGGCCAGGTCCTCTCGGCCTGA
- a CDS encoding AAA family ATPase — MRMGRPLFCEGEPGTGKTALAQALATVTGAELIRLQCHDGIDSTQALYDWDFPRQLLHLRALETAATVDGDRLDADAVEASLYADRFLLARPILRALRTTPSVLLIDEIDRADDEFEAFLLEVLSEHAVTIPEIGEVRAKVPPIVVLTSNRTREVHDALKRRCLYLWLDHPDIAREVEILKSRLPGVPERLAAQIATTAHTLRQSDLIKPPGVAESLDWARALMLLGARHLDVENAARTLGAVLKYREDADRVRNQLDALLAS; from the coding sequence ATGCGCATGGGCCGCCCGCTCTTCTGTGAGGGTGAGCCCGGGACGGGCAAGACCGCACTCGCCCAGGCGCTCGCGACCGTGACCGGCGCCGAGCTCATCCGGCTGCAGTGCCACGACGGGATCGACTCCACCCAGGCCCTCTACGACTGGGACTTCCCCCGCCAGCTGCTGCACCTGCGCGCGCTCGAGACGGCGGCGACGGTGGACGGGGACAGGCTCGACGCGGACGCCGTCGAGGCTTCCCTCTACGCGGATCGCTTCCTGCTCGCCCGGCCGATCCTGCGTGCGCTGCGCACCACCCCGAGCGTCCTGCTGATCGATGAGATCGACCGCGCGGACGACGAGTTCGAGGCCTTCCTGCTCGAGGTGCTGAGCGAGCACGCGGTGACGATTCCGGAGATCGGCGAGGTCCGGGCGAAGGTGCCGCCGATCGTCGTGCTGACGTCGAACCGCACCCGCGAGGTGCACGACGCGCTCAAGCGCCGCTGCCTCTACCTCTGGCTGGACCACCCGGACATCGCCCGCGAGGTCGAGATCCTGAAGAGCAGGCTGCCGGGCGTGCCCGAACGGCTCGCCGCGCAGATCGCTACCACCGCGCACACCCTGCGCCAGTCGGACCTGATCAAGCCCCCGGGCGTCGCGGAGTCCCTGGACTGGGCCCGCGCGCTGATGCTGCTCGGGGCCCGGCACCTGGACGTCGAGAACGCGGCGCGCACGCTGGGCGCGGTGCTGAAGTACCGCGAGGACGCGGACCGCGTCCGCAACCAGCTCGACGCGCTGCTGGCGTCCTGA
- a CDS encoding XdhC/CoxI family protein → MRDVVDQLEGWWKNGETAALATVVATFRSAPRQPGASMLVGPGGEAVGSVSGGCVEGAVYELGQEVLTDERPVLQRYGVSDDDAFSVGLTCGGILDVFVEKVSPETYPQFGEVVDAIRTEQPVAVATVVSGPAERLGKRLIVWPDRVDGTTGSARLDGAAGDDARGLLDAGRNAMLTYGVDGQRRGEGLSVFVEAFAPPPRMIVFGAIDFAAACAKMGNFLGYRVTVCDARPVFATASRFPGANEVVVEWPHRYLAAEAEAGRIDGRTVLCVLTHDPKFDVPLLEVALRLPEVGYIGAMGSRRTHDDRLERLRERGITDEEIARMSSPIGLDLGARTPEETAVSIAAEMIAQHWGAGGSRLAEREGPIHT, encoded by the coding sequence ATGCGTGACGTGGTGGACCAGCTCGAGGGCTGGTGGAAGAACGGCGAGACGGCGGCGCTCGCGACCGTCGTCGCGACGTTCCGGTCGGCCCCGCGCCAGCCCGGCGCGTCGATGCTCGTCGGGCCCGGCGGCGAGGCGGTCGGGAGCGTGTCCGGCGGCTGCGTGGAGGGCGCGGTCTACGAGCTCGGCCAGGAGGTCCTGACCGACGAGCGCCCGGTCCTGCAGCGCTACGGCGTGTCCGACGACGACGCGTTCTCCGTGGGCCTGACCTGCGGCGGCATCCTGGACGTCTTCGTCGAGAAGGTCTCCCCCGAGACCTACCCCCAGTTCGGCGAGGTCGTGGACGCGATCCGGACCGAGCAGCCCGTCGCGGTCGCGACCGTGGTGTCCGGGCCCGCGGAGCGCCTGGGCAAGCGGCTGATCGTGTGGCCGGACCGGGTGGACGGCACCACCGGTTCCGCCCGGCTCGACGGCGCGGCCGGGGACGACGCGCGCGGCCTGCTCGACGCCGGCCGCAACGCGATGCTGACCTACGGCGTCGACGGGCAGCGCCGCGGCGAGGGCCTCTCGGTGTTCGTCGAGGCGTTCGCCCCGCCGCCCCGCATGATCGTGTTCGGCGCGATCGACTTCGCGGCGGCCTGCGCCAAGATGGGCAACTTCCTCGGCTACCGCGTGACCGTCTGCGACGCCCGCCCGGTGTTCGCCACGGCCAGCCGGTTCCCCGGGGCCAACGAGGTCGTCGTCGAGTGGCCGCACCGGTACCTGGCCGCGGAGGCCGAGGCCGGCCGGATCGACGGCCGCACCGTGCTCTGCGTCCTCACCCACGACCCCAAGTTCGACGTTCCGCTGCTCGAGGTCGCCCTGCGGCTGCCCGAGGTCGGCTACATCGGCGCGATGGGCTCGCGGCGCACCCACGACGACCGGCTCGAGCGGCTCAGGGAGCGCGGCATCACCGACGAGGAGATCGCCCGCATGTCCAGCCCGATCGGCCTGGACCTCGGCGCGCGCACCCCGGAGGAGACCGCGGTGTCCATCGCCGCGGAGATGATCGCGCAGCACTGGGGCGCCGGGGGCTCCCGGCTCGCCGAGCGCGAGGGTCCCATCCACACCTGA
- a CDS encoding iron-containing alcohol dehydrogenase translates to MVLVDDTGRADDRPRHEHAAAEVPRISKFHAPEIVFGPNSLPEAAHAALRLGARRPFVVTDPGLFESGWPGELLTHLKEAGLAPRLWCDVTPNPKDHEIEQGYHEYVASGCDVVLGIGGGSVIDAAKGVALLASNGGRILDYEGIDRIANPIPPMIMMPSTSGTGADVSQFCIVTDTERHTKITIMGRALVPDVSIVDPRLLTTMPEWLNAATGLDALTHGIEAFVSLAHGPLTDHHALQAVSLVTAHLPATMLRPDDASSRSFMAQAALEAGLAFTNAILGATHAMSHQVGGMLDLPHGVINGILLPHVIRFNGATEAQRFRPIAQAMGLPAAAPADEAVDMVAAGIRKLGDEVGVPSGLGAIGVTEEDIPRLAVLTLGDACLTTNPRPASIDEIERLFREAL, encoded by the coding sequence GTGGTCCTCGTCGACGACACGGGCAGGGCTGACGATCGGCCGCGGCACGAGCACGCGGCGGCCGAGGTCCCCAGGATCTCCAAGTTCCACGCCCCCGAGATCGTCTTCGGCCCGAACTCGCTGCCCGAGGCCGCCCACGCGGCGCTCCGCCTCGGCGCCAGGCGCCCGTTCGTCGTGACGGATCCGGGGTTGTTCGAATCCGGCTGGCCCGGGGAGCTGCTCACGCACCTCAAGGAGGCCGGGCTCGCACCGCGGCTGTGGTGCGACGTCACGCCGAACCCCAAGGACCACGAGATCGAGCAGGGCTACCACGAGTACGTGGCGTCGGGCTGCGACGTCGTGCTGGGCATCGGCGGTGGCTCGGTCATCGACGCCGCCAAGGGCGTAGCGCTGCTGGCGTCGAACGGCGGCCGCATCCTGGACTACGAAGGCATCGACCGGATCGCCAACCCCATCCCACCGATGATCATGATGCCGTCGACGTCCGGGACCGGCGCGGACGTCTCGCAGTTCTGCATCGTCACGGACACCGAGCGGCACACCAAGATCACGATCATGGGCCGCGCGCTGGTCCCGGACGTCTCGATCGTCGATCCGCGGCTGCTGACCACGATGCCGGAATGGCTCAACGCCGCGACCGGCCTCGACGCGCTCACCCACGGCATCGAGGCCTTCGTCTCGCTGGCCCACGGCCCACTGACGGACCACCATGCCCTGCAGGCCGTCTCGCTGGTCACGGCGCACCTGCCCGCGACCATGCTGCGGCCGGACGACGCGAGCTCCCGCTCCTTCATGGCGCAGGCCGCGCTCGAGGCCGGGCTCGCCTTCACCAACGCGATCCTCGGCGCCACGCATGCGATGAGCCACCAGGTCGGCGGCATGCTGGACCTGCCGCACGGCGTGATCAACGGGATCCTGCTGCCGCACGTCATCCGGTTCAACGGCGCGACGGAGGCCCAGCGGTTCCGCCCGATCGCGCAGGCGATGGGCCTGCCGGCCGCGGCGCCCGCGGACGAGGCCGTGGACATGGTCGCCGCGGGGATCCGCAAGCTCGGCGACGAGGTGGGTGTGCCGTCCGGGCTGGGTGCGATCGGCGTCACCGAGGAGGACATCCCGCGCCTCGCGGTGCTCACCCTCGGGGACGCGTGCCTCACCACCAACCCGCGCCCGGCGTCGATCGACGAGATCGAGCGCCTCTTCCGGGAAGCCCTGTGA
- a CDS encoding MadS family sensor histidine kinase, whose translation MTSAQWPPRRTPARPHPPWPGPDLDALTGLRSGKPSFYPEYRVSAVRLRRVILALERISAALVRTMEGSEALVRAVVDAAADHLSADWVAFALVDGQLKDARPRHLVLGPDGVEWSRLDLVPANVRAHVEAVRSGGEDGAPADPAHDDTHDRATARCHLHVPVRLDGRSIGGFVAWTPSDREIDDTDHSVMRILAGQTAAALQNCALLERSERLYARTARQAADLRSRNDELQETQAELGAARQREVLDSERHRIARELHDSVTQYALSAGMHIELCRSEILSQEGENTARLVGHLDTAKALTRSAVEQLRSAIYALNHSESEDKDLPAMLRQLSTVHMPDELRVEVRIGGGPVPLPAEAEQSLFRIAGEALFNTAMHADASRAVIRLAYRADGVRLTVSDDGKGSPEEIRRSLKASALSGPSGEHRGLGNMQTRAIEMGGTLTFRRARMGGLQVQVDIPLAGGRS comes from the coding sequence GTGACCTCGGCACAGTGGCCGCCGCGGCGCACCCCCGCCCGTCCCCACCCGCCGTGGCCCGGCCCGGACCTGGACGCGCTCACCGGCCTGCGCTCCGGGAAGCCGTCGTTCTACCCCGAGTACCGGGTGTCGGCGGTGCGGCTGCGCCGGGTCATCCTCGCGCTGGAACGGATCTCGGCCGCGCTCGTCCGGACGATGGAGGGGTCCGAGGCGCTGGTCCGGGCCGTCGTCGACGCGGCGGCGGACCACCTCTCCGCGGACTGGGTCGCGTTCGCGCTCGTCGACGGGCAGCTGAAGGACGCCCGGCCGCGGCACCTGGTCCTCGGGCCGGACGGCGTGGAGTGGTCCCGGCTGGACCTGGTGCCCGCCAACGTGCGCGCGCACGTCGAGGCGGTCCGGTCGGGTGGCGAGGACGGCGCCCCGGCGGACCCCGCCCACGACGACACGCACGACCGCGCCACCGCCCGGTGCCACCTGCACGTCCCCGTCCGGCTCGACGGCCGCAGCATCGGCGGCTTCGTCGCGTGGACTCCGTCGGACCGCGAGATCGACGACACGGACCACTCCGTGATGCGGATCCTCGCCGGCCAGACGGCGGCGGCCCTGCAGAACTGCGCCCTGCTCGAACGGTCCGAGCGGCTCTACGCGCGCACCGCCCGGCAGGCCGCGGACCTCAGGTCCCGCAACGACGAACTGCAGGAGACCCAGGCGGAGCTCGGCGCGGCGCGCCAGCGCGAGGTGCTGGACAGCGAGCGGCACCGGATCGCCCGCGAGCTGCACGACAGCGTCACCCAGTACGCGCTGTCGGCCGGCATGCACATCGAGCTGTGCCGCAGCGAGATCCTCTCCCAGGAGGGGGAGAACACCGCGAGGCTCGTCGGGCACCTGGACACGGCGAAGGCCCTGACCCGCAGCGCCGTCGAGCAGCTCCGGTCCGCGATCTACGCGCTGAACCACAGCGAGAGCGAGGACAAAGACCTGCCCGCGATGCTGCGGCAGCTCTCCACCGTGCACATGCCGGACGAGCTGCGCGTGGAGGTCCGGATCGGCGGCGGCCCGGTGCCGCTGCCGGCCGAGGCCGAGCAGTCGCTGTTCCGGATCGCGGGCGAGGCGCTGTTCAACACCGCGATGCACGCGGACGCGTCCCGGGCGGTGATCCGGCTCGCGTACCGGGCGGACGGGGTCCGGCTGACGGTGTCCGACGACGGGAAGGGCAGCCCCGAGGAGATCCGGCGCAGCCTGAAGGCGTCGGCGCTGTCCGGGCCGTCGGGCGAGCACCGCGGGCTCGGCAACATGCAGACCAGGGCGATCGAGATGGGCGGGACGCTCACGTTCCGCCGGGCACGGATGGGTGGGCTTCAGGTGCAGGTGGACATCCCGCTGGCCGGGGGCCGGTCGTGA